The following coding sequences are from one Streptomyces sp. NBC_01232 window:
- a CDS encoding MFS transporter, which translates to MRPRLTLINRDYTRLWIGQAVSSVGDAVFSTTLVLWVATVLAKDESWAPLAVSGIVMASGVAVLAIGPLAGVFVDRWDKRATMLRTEVLRGGLVAVLAAVTFLPAGTLPSGVWLALIYATVLLLHAAGQFFSPARFAVLADLVTGDADRARAAGIGQATAETAWIVGPPLAAPLLFTAGLQWALLLNGLTYAVSYVAIRSIGVRAPGAGPARPGEAQKPAERRKGALRREFMDGLRFFAGSRFLVALLLLAVIGQFGVGTLGTLNVFFATDNLHADAHLYGYLGMAMGAGGIVGALCGGRMVQWLGARRTTWTGLLVSGVLLVAYSRQTGFLGGVALLFVFTVPLTMLNTAMSPLLLAAAPPEYRGRVMAVFYPVTRLASMLSAALSGWLAGSVLHDVGGSLGGLRFGPVDTIIAASGLIVVLAGFFAMAALPGRQGSSHDDSRPRTGPQTRPQTPPKSRQKTRPFAHGRLTRRRTDMPDTGTADPGPTEREDIEVVAHNDDEELSACVINRSNDL; encoded by the coding sequence ATGAGACCGCGGCTGACCCTGATCAACCGGGACTACACCCGGCTCTGGATCGGCCAGGCCGTCTCGTCCGTCGGGGACGCCGTCTTCAGCACGACGCTGGTGCTGTGGGTGGCCACCGTGCTGGCGAAGGACGAGTCGTGGGCGCCGCTGGCGGTCAGCGGGATCGTGATGGCGTCGGGTGTAGCCGTGCTGGCCATCGGTCCGCTCGCCGGCGTGTTCGTCGACCGCTGGGACAAGCGCGCCACGATGCTGCGCACCGAGGTGCTCCGCGGCGGCCTGGTGGCCGTGCTGGCGGCCGTCACCTTCCTGCCGGCCGGTACCCTCCCGAGCGGTGTCTGGCTGGCCCTGATCTACGCGACCGTGCTCCTGCTCCACGCGGCCGGCCAGTTCTTCTCCCCCGCGCGCTTCGCGGTCCTCGCGGACCTGGTGACCGGGGACGCCGACCGCGCCCGGGCGGCCGGCATCGGGCAGGCGACCGCCGAGACGGCCTGGATCGTCGGGCCGCCGCTCGCCGCACCGCTGCTGTTCACCGCCGGGCTGCAGTGGGCCCTGCTCCTCAACGGCCTCACGTACGCCGTGTCCTACGTCGCGATCCGTTCCATCGGCGTACGCGCTCCCGGCGCGGGCCCGGCCCGGCCGGGCGAGGCGCAGAAGCCCGCCGAGCGCAGGAAGGGCGCGCTGCGACGGGAGTTCATGGACGGGCTGCGCTTCTTCGCGGGCAGCCGGTTCCTGGTGGCGCTGCTCCTGCTCGCCGTCATAGGCCAGTTCGGGGTCGGGACCCTGGGCACCCTCAACGTCTTCTTCGCCACCGACAACCTCCACGCGGACGCCCACCTCTACGGATACCTCGGCATGGCCATGGGTGCGGGTGGCATCGTGGGAGCGCTGTGCGGGGGCCGGATGGTGCAGTGGCTCGGGGCGCGGCGGACCACCTGGACCGGCCTGCTGGTGAGCGGTGTGCTGCTGGTCGCCTACTCCCGGCAGACCGGCTTCCTGGGCGGTGTCGCCCTGCTCTTCGTCTTCACCGTTCCGCTCACCATGCTGAACACCGCGATGTCACCGCTGCTGCTCGCGGCGGCGCCCCCGGAGTACCGGGGCCGGGTGATGGCCGTGTTCTATCCGGTGACCCGGCTCGCGTCAATGCTCTCCGCGGCCCTCTCCGGCTGGCTCGCCGGATCCGTGCTGCATGACGTCGGGGGCTCGCTCGGCGGGCTCCGGTTCGGCCCCGTCGACACGATCATCGCCGCGTCGGGGCTGATCGTCGTCCTGGCCGGTTTCTTCGCGATGGCGGCCCTGCCCGGCAGGCAGGGCTCGTCGCACGACGATTCCCGGCCGAGGACCGGACCGCAGACACGGCCGCAGACCCCACCGAAGTCCCGGCAGAAGACCCGTCCGTTCGCGCACGGACGCCTGACACGAAGGAGGACGGACATGCCCGACACCGGTACGGCGGACCCTGGGCCGACGGAGCGCGAGGACATCGAGGTCGTCGCCCACAACGACGACGAGGAGCTCTCCGCCTGCGTCATCAACCGGTCCAACGACCTCTGA
- a CDS encoding DUF6895 family protein, which translates to MSSPLERLCAGALGWLGGNLDHFDPFSASARSATHGKAKAALELALLCHCAARLADPPEALGEAGSLVRGLWQDPDFPRLFADVPKHASAYGLIYAALAPAAIDTAQVRATLAGLDPGFLTPLGKSPYQRIEIRHYADKAGVRHTVEPYAELLPHSPLVAFRAAGPQEAAAQDGAPLTGPQAYAVTHTAFYLGDFGRTAPGLGEDALAHAGDLVDRLLRHCVRREQWDLAAELVLTRFILGSEPLDTPSGAAAVECLVRAQRPDGAIPGRSAALAAHPSAPGGEFFRKAYHTTLVTALMALIVSSPRPS; encoded by the coding sequence ATGTCCTCACCCCTGGAGCGGCTCTGCGCCGGCGCTCTCGGCTGGCTGGGCGGGAACCTGGACCACTTCGACCCGTTCTCGGCGAGCGCCCGGTCGGCGACCCACGGCAAAGCGAAGGCGGCGCTGGAACTGGCCCTCCTCTGCCACTGTGCGGCCCGCCTGGCGGACCCCCCGGAGGCGCTGGGCGAGGCCGGGTCCCTGGTCCGGGGGCTCTGGCAGGACCCGGATTTCCCGCGGCTGTTCGCCGACGTCCCCAAGCACGCCTCCGCATACGGGCTGATCTACGCCGCGCTGGCCCCCGCCGCGATCGACACCGCCCAGGTCCGGGCGACGCTCGCCGGGCTCGACCCCGGGTTCCTCACACCGCTCGGGAAGTCCCCGTACCAGCGCATCGAGATCCGTCACTACGCGGACAAGGCCGGGGTCCGCCACACCGTCGAGCCGTACGCCGAGCTCCTGCCGCACAGCCCGCTCGTCGCGTTCCGTGCGGCCGGGCCCCAGGAGGCGGCGGCGCAGGACGGGGCGCCGCTCACCGGCCCGCAGGCGTACGCCGTGACACACACCGCCTTCTACCTCGGCGACTTCGGCCGGACCGCCCCCGGGCTGGGCGAGGACGCCCTCGCGCACGCCGGGGACCTGGTCGACCGGTTGCTGCGCCACTGCGTCCGGCGCGAGCAGTGGGACCTGGCCGCGGAGCTGGTCCTCACCCGGTTCATTCTGGGGAGCGAACCGCTGGACACGCCCTCGGGAGCCGCCGCAGTGGAGTGCCTGGTCCGGGCCCAGCGGCCCGACGGGGCGATCCCGGGGCGGTCGGCGGCGCTCGCGGCGCACCCGTCGGCCCCGGGCGGTGAGTTCTTCCGGAAGGCCTACCACACGACCCTGGTCACCGCCCTCATGGCTCTGATCGTCTCGTCGCCGAGGCCGTCATGA
- a CDS encoding radical SAM protein gives MSPAAPPAPLPFGARLLKGERNWWFLGPGGVARLRDHHVSADGALRPDAEQRLHESGMFTPGRISAYSLTVLTSTHCNLGCGYCFQNTAQDQLGGSRPPRIAQTRLTSKTITEILGFTERHMAAVGLEKLRILLFGGEPLLNPRGCLELLERAAGIAPTSAWMISNATLLTPSLARRLADLGLTSVQVTFDGDRADHDRIRVGRADGGATFDKIVGNIAKASEGTALQWTLRVNVSQETFHGVDALVDRLAAALDPARCTLYFARIGDVGVGYANSLLHTGELPAAFARWQRRALDLGFTVSRPGARKSCATCGHTDGRYGAVVSADGTLASCWETAGKPDWEVGTVADGYLPGAKTRDRWIGCQDLYRYDEDARTLARFGDDVDTALLDYLDETGRL, from the coding sequence CTGAGCCCGGCCGCCCCGCCCGCACCCCTCCCCTTTGGCGCCCGTCTCCTGAAGGGCGAGCGGAACTGGTGGTTCCTGGGCCCGGGCGGGGTGGCCCGTCTCCGCGACCACCACGTCTCCGCCGACGGAGCCCTGCGCCCCGACGCGGAGCAGCGGCTGCACGAGAGCGGGATGTTCACCCCCGGCCGGATCAGCGCCTATTCGCTGACCGTCCTCACCAGCACGCACTGCAACCTGGGCTGCGGCTACTGCTTCCAGAACACCGCCCAGGACCAGTTGGGCGGCAGCCGGCCGCCCCGGATCGCCCAGACCCGCCTCACCTCGAAGACCATCACCGAGATCCTCGGCTTCACCGAGCGGCACATGGCCGCCGTCGGCCTGGAGAAGCTCAGGATCCTGCTCTTCGGCGGAGAACCCCTGCTCAATCCGCGGGGCTGCCTGGAACTGCTGGAACGGGCCGCGGGGATCGCGCCGACCTCGGCCTGGATGATCTCCAACGCGACGCTGCTCACCCCGTCCCTCGCCCGTCGGCTCGCGGACCTCGGACTGACGTCCGTCCAGGTCACCTTCGACGGCGACCGCGCCGACCACGACCGGATCCGGGTCGGCCGGGCGGACGGCGGCGCCACCTTCGACAAGATCGTCGGCAATATCGCCAAGGCCTCCGAGGGCACCGCGCTCCAGTGGACGCTGCGGGTGAACGTCTCCCAGGAGACCTTCCACGGCGTGGACGCCCTGGTCGACCGGCTCGCCGCCGCGCTCGACCCCGCCCGGTGCACGCTGTACTTCGCCCGCATCGGCGACGTGGGGGTCGGCTACGCCAACAGCCTGCTGCACACGGGCGAACTCCCGGCCGCCTTCGCCAGGTGGCAGCGCCGGGCCTTGGACCTGGGCTTCACCGTGAGCCGCCCCGGCGCCCGCAAGTCCTGTGCCACCTGCGGTCACACCGACGGCCGCTACGGCGCGGTGGTCAGCGCGGACGGCACCCTGGCCAGCTGCTGGGAGACCGCGGGCAAACCCGACTGGGAGGTCGGCACGGTCGCCGACGGCTACCTGCCGGGCGCGAAGACCCGCGACCGCTGGATCGGCTGCCAGGACCTCTACCGCTACGACGAGGACGCGCGGACGCTCGCGAGGTTCGGCGACGACGTCGACACGGCCCTGCTGGACTACCTGGACGAGACGGGGCGCCTGTAG
- a CDS encoding DUF6895 family protein, which yields MSTRSVGMDEAAAGLSAGARRWMGLHAAYLDSPAAHAELPVTPRVKALLQLAMLRRYWEKCAPSDPALAEVTKVVEHVWQRPDFPQLLTLDDRYARQFELMYAALAPAGAAADAPRAVLARLSAGNYLTPGRKPPFLHLEARFYADLAGAPHGFAPYEELYEASPLPRAATLAVADLDGCQVAHTLLYLSDFGLRDPLLPEGERARALRVVERLTDHCVALGDWDVAAKLLLAQYCLGADPLRTPSGAAALRMLAAAQAPDGAIPGRSATERLPADATPVEYFRKSYKVTLVVALVTLIVTGGRTDDPALTAATATAIRETL from the coding sequence ATGAGTACGCGATCAGTGGGCATGGACGAGGCCGCGGCCGGCCTGTCGGCGGGCGCGCGGCGGTGGATGGGGCTGCACGCGGCGTACCTCGACTCCCCGGCCGCGCACGCCGAACTGCCGGTGACCCCACGGGTGAAGGCCCTCCTGCAGCTCGCGATGCTCCGCCGCTACTGGGAGAAGTGCGCACCCTCGGACCCCGCCCTGGCCGAGGTGACCAAGGTGGTCGAACACGTCTGGCAGCGGCCCGACTTCCCGCAGCTCCTCACCCTCGACGACAGGTACGCACGGCAGTTCGAGCTGATGTACGCGGCACTGGCACCGGCCGGCGCCGCCGCCGACGCGCCCCGTGCCGTGCTGGCCCGGCTCTCTGCCGGCAACTACCTGACGCCGGGCCGCAAGCCGCCGTTCCTGCATCTCGAGGCCAGGTTCTACGCCGATCTCGCGGGCGCCCCGCACGGGTTCGCCCCGTACGAGGAGCTGTACGAGGCGAGTCCGCTCCCCCGCGCCGCCACACTGGCCGTGGCCGACCTGGACGGCTGCCAGGTTGCGCACACCCTTCTCTACCTGAGCGACTTCGGCCTGCGCGATCCGCTCCTTCCCGAGGGGGAACGGGCGCGGGCGCTGCGCGTGGTGGAAAGGCTGACGGACCACTGCGTGGCGCTCGGCGACTGGGACGTCGCGGCGAAGCTGCTGCTCGCCCAGTACTGCCTGGGCGCGGATCCGCTGCGCACCCCCTCCGGCGCGGCCGCCCTGCGAATGCTCGCCGCGGCCCAGGCCCCCGACGGAGCGATCCCCGGACGCTCCGCCACCGAGCGGCTCCCGGCGGACGCCACGCCCGTCGAATACTTCCGCAAGTCCTACAAAGTGACCCTCGTCGTGGCGCTGGTGACGCTGATCGTCACCGGCGGCCGGACCGACGACCCCGCCCTGACAGCGGCAACGGCAACGGCAATACGGGAGACCCTGTGA
- a CDS encoding glycosyltransferase — protein sequence MKILLCPLSDGGYLHPAIAAGRELRRRGHHVSVLGRSTAASVAADAGLPFAAAEDFGGHRAFSATWWGPTGAAQYRATLRVAKETGADLLVTSVLCNGALLAAEALDIPVVVVGLSVHLWDYRAGGDDEPHLGRTRQSRTHDCLRIHADVRGEVGLAGRASRWGDEPLLGDALLLRGDPELEYPGARLPERVRHVGPLSWEPAPDPAEVEAIGDHLARNGKPVVYVHLGRFFEGRSLWPRLNEAFTGGRFQAVVEQGRSTDPRPAAEADILLVRKRWMGPLVDRAGLVLSSGTSAPVLAALLRGRPLALSPNGSEQPLLTGACLRAGVAVHFPNNPAVEASALLESAWRDDGLRARAHALGGRLAATDSAARAADIAERVAGASAAPTAGAPPAFPAQAVC from the coding sequence ATGAAGATCCTTCTCTGCCCGCTCAGTGACGGCGGCTACCTCCATCCGGCGATCGCGGCCGGCCGGGAACTACGGCGCCGCGGCCATCACGTCAGCGTGCTGGGCCGGTCCACCGCGGCGTCCGTCGCCGCCGATGCCGGACTGCCGTTCGCGGCGGCGGAGGACTTCGGCGGCCACCGGGCGTTTTCCGCCACGTGGTGGGGGCCGACCGGCGCGGCGCAGTACCGGGCGACGCTGCGCGTGGCCAAGGAGACGGGGGCCGACCTGCTGGTCACCTCCGTACTGTGCAACGGCGCCCTGCTCGCCGCCGAGGCACTGGACATCCCGGTGGTGGTGGTCGGGCTCTCGGTGCACCTGTGGGACTACCGGGCCGGCGGGGACGACGAGCCGCATCTGGGGCGGACGCGGCAGAGCCGGACCCACGACTGCCTGCGGATCCACGCCGATGTCCGGGGGGAGGTCGGTCTGGCGGGACGGGCCTCACGGTGGGGGGACGAGCCGCTGCTGGGCGACGCGTTGCTGCTGCGGGGGGATCCGGAGCTGGAGTATCCGGGTGCGCGGCTGCCCGAGCGGGTCCGGCACGTGGGGCCCCTGTCCTGGGAACCGGCGCCCGACCCGGCGGAGGTCGAGGCGATCGGGGACCATCTGGCGCGCAACGGCAAGCCCGTCGTCTACGTCCATCTCGGCCGCTTCTTCGAGGGCAGGAGCCTGTGGCCGCGGCTCAACGAGGCCTTCACCGGTGGCCGGTTCCAGGCCGTGGTCGAGCAGGGCCGTTCGACCGACCCGCGGCCCGCCGCGGAGGCCGACATCCTGCTGGTCCGCAAACGATGGATGGGCCCGCTCGTCGACCGCGCCGGGCTCGTGCTGAGCAGCGGCACCTCCGCGCCCGTGCTGGCCGCGCTCCTGCGCGGCCGGCCCCTCGCGCTGTCACCCAACGGCTCCGAGCAGCCCCTGCTCACCGGCGCCTGCCTGCGGGCCGGCGTGGCCGTGCACTTCCCGAACAACCCGGCCGTGGAGGCCTCGGCGCTGCTGGAGTCCGCGTGGCGGGACGACGGTCTGCGGGCCCGTGCCCACGCACTCGGCGGCAGGCTGGCCGCCACCGACAGTGCGGCACGCGCGGCCGACATCGCCGAGCGGGTGGCCGGCGCGTCCGCCGCTCCCACGGCCGGCGCACCCCCCGCCTTCCCGGCCCAGGCCGTCTGTTGA
- a CDS encoding radical SAM protein — MELAELIGLRPVPCGGLLVALTRRCPMSCAHCSTSSSMAVSEQPDPEHLLRFIGSFGTQDRPEVVMLTGGEPLLLPELATRLAGLARAAGSRVALLSGMFFARDGRVPDRIMRAITALDHFSASLDVHHEREVPRTEVLRALRAVLDAGIPVSVHLTGTGPDDPYLADAVADVRRVFAGRVPLLVNEVRPLGRAAGLVRATPAGPDGSRATPCTLAAWPVIAFDGTVAACCNQWTVDRRPVPPHLRLGHIADDDWPAVRERSLGSPVLRMLRAVGPRRLHARYETSPPPDGYCRSCHALADRPDALAGAARDAGGRVGELLDRLSTEQQLADGPAALVRRMGCARYAHLVESLPAEEGSSR; from the coding sequence GTGGAACTGGCGGAGCTCATCGGCCTGCGACCGGTGCCCTGTGGCGGCCTGCTGGTGGCGCTCACCCGCCGCTGCCCCATGAGCTGCGCGCACTGCTCCACCAGCTCCTCCATGGCGGTCTCCGAGCAGCCCGACCCGGAACACCTGCTGCGCTTCATCGGTTCGTTCGGTACGCAGGACCGCCCCGAGGTGGTCATGCTGACCGGCGGCGAACCGTTGCTGCTCCCGGAACTGGCCACCCGCCTGGCCGGTCTCGCCCGCGCCGCGGGCTCCCGCGTGGCGCTGCTCAGCGGAATGTTCTTCGCCCGTGACGGGCGCGTCCCGGACCGGATCATGCGGGCGATCACGGCCCTCGACCACTTCTCGGCGAGCCTGGACGTCCACCACGAGCGCGAGGTTCCCCGTACGGAGGTGCTGCGCGCCCTGCGGGCCGTGCTCGACGCAGGGATTCCCGTCAGCGTCCACCTCACCGGTACCGGACCCGACGACCCGTATCTGGCGGACGCCGTCGCGGACGTCCGCCGCGTCTTCGCCGGCCGGGTGCCCCTGCTCGTCAACGAGGTCCGGCCGCTCGGCCGCGCCGCGGGCCTGGTCCGGGCGACACCTGCCGGACCGGACGGCTCCCGGGCGACGCCGTGCACCCTCGCGGCATGGCCCGTGATCGCCTTCGACGGGACCGTGGCCGCCTGCTGCAACCAGTGGACGGTGGACCGCCGTCCCGTCCCCCCGCACCTGCGGCTCGGACACATCGCCGACGACGACTGGCCGGCCGTCCGCGAACGATCCCTCGGCTCCCCGGTGCTGCGGATGCTGCGCGCCGTCGGCCCCCGGCGGCTGCACGCCCGCTACGAGACCTCGCCGCCCCCGGACGGCTACTGCCGCAGCTGCCACGCACTCGCCGACCGCCCCGACGCGCTCGCGGGCGCGGCCCGCGACGCCGGCGGCCGTGTCGGCGAACTCCTCGACCGGCTCAGCACGGAACAGCAGCTCGCCGACGGACCCGCCGCCCTGGTACGCCGCATGGGGTGCGCCCGCTACGCGCACCTGGTCGAGTCCCTTCCCGCCGAGGAGGGGAGCAGTCGATGA
- a CDS encoding iron-containing redox enzyme family protein, whose protein sequence is MTATASFALRTKLAPTTTALRAATALLWRPEGLRQRYLRYLAAMHPLVRASVPLLERAAERCAELDDPAARSLAAYCTRHAEEERDHDAWLLDDLAAAGAGPAAVPPPVVVELAGAQYYRIEHEHPVTLLGYMAVLEGNPPGPRLADRLIETTGLPDGAFRTLREHAELDGGHLDDLHRVLDALAPTAAQQTAVSVSALHTAHLLTRLFLSLAADPGGHP, encoded by the coding sequence ATGACCGCGACCGCATCCTTCGCGCTCAGGACCAAGCTCGCGCCCACCACCACCGCCCTGAGGGCCGCGACCGCCCTCCTGTGGCGACCGGAAGGACTGCGGCAGCGGTACCTGCGCTACCTGGCAGCCATGCATCCACTCGTACGGGCCTCGGTGCCGTTGCTGGAGCGGGCCGCCGAGCGGTGCGCCGAGCTGGACGACCCGGCCGCGCGGAGCCTCGCGGCCTATTGCACACGCCACGCCGAGGAAGAGCGCGACCACGACGCCTGGCTGCTCGACGACCTCGCAGCCGCCGGTGCAGGGCCGGCCGCCGTGCCGCCCCCCGTCGTCGTCGAACTCGCCGGGGCGCAGTACTACCGGATCGAGCACGAGCACCCCGTCACGCTGCTCGGGTACATGGCGGTGCTGGAGGGCAACCCCCCCGGGCCCCGGCTCGCCGACCGCCTCATCGAGACCACCGGGCTCCCCGACGGCGCGTTCCGCACCCTCAGGGAACACGCCGAACTCGACGGCGGCCACCTCGACGACCTTCACCGGGTGCTCGACGCACTCGCGCCGACCGCGGCACAGCAGACCGCCGTCTCCGTCAGCGCGCTGCACACGGCCCACCTGCTCACCCGCCTCTTCCTCTCCCTCGCCGCCGACCCCGGAGGACACCCGTGA
- a CDS encoding aroma-sacti cluster domain-containing protein — MPYEDAPSGDAPSEPTLEALTAAGFDLDALSEEQYEVLRALAPEELALLVDIRGRLDAAAPEVQAHADVAGGALF; from the coding sequence GTGCCGTACGAGGACGCCCCGTCCGGCGATGCCCCGTCCGAGCCCACCCTGGAGGCGCTGACCGCCGCGGGGTTCGACCTCGACGCCCTCAGCGAGGAGCAGTACGAGGTCCTGCGTGCCCTGGCCCCTGAAGAACTGGCTCTGCTGGTCGACATCAGGGGGCGGCTCGACGCGGCGGCTCCCGAGGTCCAGGCCCATGCCGACGTGGCGGGCGGCGCTCTCTTCTGA